One segment of Dolichospermum sp. DET69 DNA contains the following:
- a CDS encoding glycosyltransferase, with product MAVYNGESYLRETIDSILTQSFQYFEFLIINDGSTDRTQEIILSYDDPRICLVNNDHNIGLTKSLNKGLKLAQGQFVARQDADDISAPERLAKQVNFLESNPDVALVGTWYKEIDAQGNLICKSQLPGDCIQIRWDILFYCPFVHSAVMFRKYTIAEQIGFYDEAYLYAQDYDLWWRISCRLQVANLNEYLMRLRINPSSMTATYGNIVDDEPLEIKITNISHLLGCDEVKRWSDGTLIRAMTLLWISYPNELKEMDLQQLNRTIQEIFKLHHAFCHYYNLDQEECKKHRNKVSIHLSNQLLGLTGYYLEKDKYTALRLFNRACHLKFSILLTRKTITLFMKLLIGSRLVREIRSLAREKLKME from the coding sequence ATGGCAGTCTACAATGGCGAATCGTATCTTCGAGAAACAATAGATAGTATCCTTACTCAAAGCTTCCAATATTTTGAGTTTCTTATTATTAATGATGGTTCTACTGATAGAACGCAAGAAATAATCCTATCCTACGATGACCCACGTATCTGCTTAGTTAATAATGACCACAATATTGGCTTAACTAAAAGTCTAAACAAAGGACTGAAATTAGCTCAAGGGCAATTTGTAGCTCGCCAAGATGCTGATGACATTTCAGCACCAGAACGATTAGCCAAGCAAGTTAATTTTTTAGAATCCAATCCTGATGTAGCATTAGTAGGTACATGGTACAAGGAAATCGATGCTCAGGGAAATCTGATTTGCAAGTCCCAGTTACCCGGTGATTGCATACAAATTCGTTGGGATATTTTATTTTACTGCCCTTTTGTACATAGTGCGGTGATGTTTCGTAAATACACCATTGCGGAGCAGATTGGGTTCTATGATGAAGCTTATTTATATGCTCAAGATTATGATTTATGGTGGAGAATTTCCTGCCGCCTACAAGTTGCAAACCTAAACGAATATCTAATGAGGCTGCGAATAAATCCTTCATCTATGACAGCCACTTATGGAAATATAGTTGATGATGAGCCACTGGAAATCAAGATTACTAATATATCACATTTACTTGGGTGTGATGAAGTTAAGAGGTGGAGTGATGGAACACTCATTAGAGCAATGACTTTGTTATGGATCAGTTATCCAAATGAACTAAAGGAGATGGATCTACAACAATTGAATAGAACTATACAAGAAATATTCAAGTTACATCATGCATTTTGCCATTACTACAATCTCGACCAGGAAGAATGTAAAAAACACCGTAATAAGGTTTCTATTCATCTTAGCAATCAGTTATTAGGACTAACTGGCTACTACTTGGAAAAAGATAAATATACTGCTTTGCGGCTTTTTAATAGAGCTTGTCATCTAAAATTTTCCATTTTGCTAACCAGAAAAACTATAACCTTATTTATGAAGTTACTTATAGGCTCACGGCTAGTCAGAGAGATTCGATCCCTGGCTAGAGAAAAACTGAAAATGGAATAG
- a CDS encoding glycosyltransferase family 2 protein, producing MKEMNGNLLVSIIIIFLNTDKFIQEAIESVISQTYENWELLLVDDGSTDSSTAIAQKFANKYSDKVHYLEHDNHQNLGKSTSRNLGISKAKGEYLAFLDADDVFLPFKLEKQITILESHPDAAMVYGKTLFWHSWTGNVKDSQRDYIWELGIPTNKLFQPPSLLKILLGVGAGTVPCICSFLVKRQVVEDIGGFEETIQQLYEDQVFLAKIFLNSPVFVESGCWEKYRQRNDSSWHLSIDTGEDYHARLIFFKWLESYWDEQGFKNTELWQILQEKLWNYRYPNLYKLKKIVKHFRWRIKSLGKSIA from the coding sequence ATGAAAGAAATGAACGGTAATTTATTAGTGTCTATCATTATCATTTTTTTGAATACAGATAAATTTATTCAAGAAGCAATAGAAAGCGTAATTTCTCAAACTTATGAAAATTGGGAACTTTTATTAGTAGATGATGGCTCCACCGATAGTAGTACTGCAATTGCTCAAAAGTTTGCTAATAAATATTCAGACAAAGTGCATTATTTAGAACATGATAACCACCAGAATCTGGGAAAAAGTACTTCACGCAATCTTGGCATAAGCAAGGCTAAAGGTGAATATCTAGCTTTTCTAGATGCTGATGATGTTTTTCTACCATTTAAATTGGAAAAACAAATAACAATTCTGGAGTCTCATCCTGATGCTGCTATGGTCTATGGAAAGACCCTATTTTGGCACAGTTGGACAGGTAATGTTAAAGATAGCCAGCGAGACTACATTTGGGAATTGGGTATTCCAACCAATAAACTATTTCAGCCACCATCACTGTTAAAAATTTTACTTGGCGTTGGCGCAGGTACTGTACCCTGTATATGTAGCTTTTTGGTAAAACGTCAAGTAGTTGAAGATATTGGTGGGTTTGAAGAAACCATACAGCAACTTTATGAAGATCAAGTATTTTTAGCTAAAATTTTTCTTAATTCACCTGTATTTGTTGAAAGTGGGTGTTGGGAAAAATATCGCCAACGTAATGATTCTAGTTGGCATCTTTCAATAGACACAGGGGAAGATTATCATGCACGCTTAATTTTCTTCAAATGGTTAGAAAGTTATTGGGACGAGCAGGGATTCAAGAACACTGAACTTTGGCAAATTTTACAAGAAAAACTATGGAATTACCGCTATCCAAACCTGTACAAACTCAAAAAAATAGTGAAGCATTTTAGGTGGCGAATAAAAAGTTTAGGAAAATCAATAGCGTAA